One Microcebus murinus isolate Inina chromosome 24, M.murinus_Inina_mat1.0, whole genome shotgun sequence genomic window, AAATCCCTATTAAGTCTGTAAGGCAAAAAAATCTGATCTATCAAGACAGTTGTCACATCGACTTAAAATGCTAGAGACATTGGTTAACACTCTTAACAGGAGTATTGAACAATTATAAGATTATTCTCCCAGTGTAGACCTACTTATAAAAATGCAGTTTTCAGGAAACTGGTAATAGAGCAGGAAAGTTTATTTACGTTTGTGATAGTTTCAAACTGCAAATTTGGGTCCCCAAATAGCTGAGTGTTGGCCTCCTTTCATCAGGTGATCTGCCTAGCCTACATAATCTACTTTCTTACTCAACCATTTCACAGTGGTGTACattgttttggtcttttaataCCATCAGCATGGCAGAAACAAGTTCTATAAAAGGCATTTGAGAGACAAACAACCTTcttttttataaagaaggaagCGAAGGTGGCAAAAGCCAAGtgtatatatgttcttttttgttggtttgttttttccttattagAACTCCATTTGTAAATTACAAGGTacagttttttttaatgactacagcttATTGTGGCTTTTAAATGCTGTAAGTAACCATGCCATGTAATACCAATTTCATAGCCAGCCTTTAAGTTTACACAACTGCCTTTGTCTTTGGAATGTTAAACGAGAGTGAATTGTTAGTTCAGGGCTTTTTTTATAAACCAAACTTCAGCTTTGACCTGTCCACAAGTTAAGAGGGCAGTGGTGGCAAGGATCTTGGTGATGACCTACCTCGTGAACGTGATTTGTCCCTTGAGCCACTCTGCTTAAATAAGGCCTGGTCGTTCTCGATAGCCAGCTCACAGTTGTCCTGGGATCTCCCTTCACCGTCCTCCtagggattttcttttcttttctttttcttcttttaaaaattttctttatttttaagagaccaggtcttgctatgttcccaagactggagtgcagtggctattcacagacacAAGTCCACAACTGATCATCACCGTTTTCACCTGCTCCATCACTGACCTGGGCCAGTTCACCCTACTTAGGCAGCAACCTGGTGGTACCCCACTGCCTGGAGGTCACCATACTGATGCCAGACTTAGTATGGACACCTGATTGCCATAGCatactacagcccagaactcctcccgcctcagcctcttgagtagctgggattacaggcaagtgccactgtgcctggcccagggaTTTTTCTTGCTATCCCTCTTCTGGGTTGGATTTCCCATGTCCTTCATTCCATGCTTACCTTTTTATGGGATTCATTTGATTGTTATTTTAGGGTGAAGAATGTTCTTTAGTAACTCCTTAAAAAGGGGAGCATGGGAGGAAGGATTTTGTGACCTTACATTGCCCAAAATAGCTTTGTTCTGCCCTCCTTGCACTTGATTACTTCTTTGAGTATAGCCTTTTATGTCGAAGACCATTTCCCCTCAGAATTTTGCAGGAATTCTTCTGCCAGTTTCTTGTTTCCAGTGTTGCTTTTGGATGTCCAGAACTGTCTGATTCCTGATCATTTATGTTTtagctgttgttttgttttgtatgtgtGCGTCTCTTTCTCTAGCAGCTTAGAGaatcttctttttgtctttgggtCTCCAAGATTTCATAGTGATGTGCCTTGGGCATGGGTTGACTTTCTTCAGTATGCTGGGCATTCAGTGGACCTTTTTGTTTGACAACTTACATTCTTCAGTTCTAGGatgttttcttgaattattttgttgataatttcctctccttcaccattctcttttctctctttctggaactcctaTTAATTGGATGTTATACCTGGGCCCCTGATTTTCTTAACTTTGCtctcatatttttcatcttgGTCCTTTTGCTCTGCTTCTGtgacattttaactttattttccatCCTTCTGATAGATGGTTATCtctgctatatttttatattctaagtaAGATCTCTTTTTTTTAGCAAAGTTATGatctttaatattttgctttttttcaaaatattaaggaattacaaatgttttgggtagatggatatcttttataatgcttaagtcggtgcttttagtgtgctcatcgcctgaatagtgttcatcatacctgataggtaggttttttacccctcccttcccctttttttcttttcatttttttgagacagagtcttgcaggaactagagtgccatggcatcagcctagctcacagcaacctcaaactcctaggctcaagtgatcctcctgcctcagcctccccagtagctgggactacaggccaccatGTGCTGCtaattctttctatgtttagttgcccagctaactttttttctattttttagtagagatggggtctcgctcttactcagctggtctcgaactcctaacctcaagcagtcctcctgccgtggcctcccagagtgttaggattacaggtgtgagacaccacgccCAACCTCCCCCTTCTAATTTCCTGTGATCTTTAAtaatctctttgtgcccatgtgtacccatcaatTAGCCTCCACTAAGATCTTTTTATGTTCTttgaatgtctcttttttttttagagcatcATGTTTATTCTACAGttgcaatatatatttcttttttttttttttttttttttttgagacagagtctcgctttcttgcctaggctagagtgagtgccgtggcgtcagcctagctcacagcaacctcaaactcctgggctcaagctatcctcctgcctcagcctcccgagtagctgggactacaggcacaagccaccatgcccggctgatttcatatatatatattagttggccaattaatttctttctatttttatggtagagaaggggtctcgctcaggctggttttgaactcctgaccttgagcaatccgcccgcctcggcctcccagagtgctaggattacaggcgtgagccacagcgcccggccaacaatatatatttcttatctcTTAGATGAGCATTATggtattttttcacttttttccaccttttttttccaagttttcttctttctaagtTTCCTTCTCCCTGTATAGTTTCTGTTTGTTCCAGAGTGCTTTTTGTATGCTTGTTTTGCTCTCTATCTTCCATGTTAAATGCTTTCTACAGATTTCTGATAATCCTCATTATTTGCTTATGATCAACATTAAGAAGATACCGAGCTGATTGGCAGCTCTGAGTGTGGATGAGGCTAGCCTGCTTAAGGCATCACTGTAGAGTAATTGGGTGTGCCATGGGTTTGATAACCCCAAAGTCAGTGTATTTTCTGCTGTTTCCTTTGAGACTGATAAGGTTCTCAGGGGAAAATCTTCCAAACTCCTGCCTAAAGAGTATGCTGACATTTTTGGGTGGAACCAGTGCAGCTTTCAGTGCATGTAGCCACTTCATCGACCTGTTTGTTATATAGTTAGTGCCCGTATCCTCCAATGTGCTTTTGATTGGCTTGTTGTCTACCCAGTCCAGAGAGATGGACAGTCATTCAGAGGCTAAGTAAGGAAAGATATTTGGGAATCTGACTTATCAAAAATTTCCTCTCCTTGTTTGGGCCACCCCGCTGCACCTTGACATCTGAGCATGTAAATTAGGCTGATTTGTAGCTTTTCTTACTGCTGGCAAGAGATTTGGCTTTTTGAGGTCATTTAAGTCAGttaccattgatttttttttttttttttggattcccaatttttgttgctgttgtctcTGATCCTTGTGGGATTATgtggtttgggggttttttttggtttgtttttaaatcccTTTAGTTTTGTATGtgggtattttgttttgttttaatcagcTTTCTCAGGTTGGACCTTTAGTGTTGTTTTGGTTAGGTTTGGGGAGGGAATAAAATTAGGTGTGTGGTCAATCTGCCATTTTAACCCAAAGTTCctctagaatcttttttttttttttttttttttgaagtttaaacAAGTATTTTATTGTAAAGTTTAATTATAGTTCAGAAAAAATTGAGTGAATAactttctctgaaaaaatatattgactCTGTAGACTGCAGTTATTTGGGGTATAGGAGCTGGTAAGTTAAATTACCGtattttctattctgaaaatgataaaaagtcCCATTTCCAGTCTGATTATAAAGATACATATGCCCAAAATGGCTGAGAATAAATACAACAGGAAAAGCAAAAGCTGTAAAGCTAAGGGCATGCAATAGGCTCTAAGAGAAAATCTCAGAAATACCCAAAGTGGCAACAAGGAACGTTTGGCTGGGATCTGAAGTTCTTTTCAGTCATCTTTGTCTTTGGCTCCATGTTTAAGGATGCGGGTGAACTCGATGTAATTGAAATTCCCCTTTTTGTCAATGGGGGCTTCTCTGTACAGCTCAtccacttcctcatctgtaaaccgATCTCCCATGGTTGTCAGCAGCTCTCTCAGGTAATCTTCCTGAATGGTGCCAGTTGCTTCTTCATCAAAGCAAGCAAAAGCATTTCTGATGACATCCTCTGGGTCTGTGCCATTTAACTTCTCACCAAACATGGTGAGGAACATAGTGAAATTGATGGGGCCTGGAGCCTCATTCATCATGGTATCCAGGTACTCATCCGTTGGATTTTTCCCTAGTGAGGCAAGCATATCATGCAAATCTTCCTTGTCAATGAAGCCATCTCTGTTCTGATCAATCATGTTGAAGGCCTCTTTGAACTCCTGAATCTGTGACTGGTCAAACATGGCAAATACATTGGATGTTGCGCGCTGAGGGCGCTTCTTGGTGGTCTTGGTCTTTGCCCTTTTACTAGACATGGCGGCGGTTAAATCCCTGCACAGCCACAAGAATACAAGCAATGTATCGTATTGTGATCCCTTTGCTGCCGCTTTCACCACCCTTCTACTCCCCCTCTAGAAGCTTTTTAAGACTTAGACTTATCCAAATGTTAAGACATTTTTATGAAGCTCCTACTGCGTACCAGACACACTCTTGCCATTTCCATCCAGTGTGTACATTAGTGCTCATTAAATCCCAATACatacataattaatataaatgGCAATTTAAGCAAATGTTTGAGACAACTGTGCAAGAATTTGAGACAACGATAGACATTAATGTGGAAGTTATATAGATTAATAAATACCTCCATTTGAACAAATGTCTTTAAACGACAGCAGTAAATATAGTTATGTTTCTACCACCCAGTGTCACCAGAAATACAACTGATCCTTATTATTCCTTGCAATTATGTTCTAAAAAGTCACCAAGTACaatgaattagcaaatactaaCCCATTGCTCCTAGcggaaatacagggttaggttcctgccAACCTCTGGTCACATGTTCATcaaaatcaatacataaccttgttttatttgtctttctgtttaaagacactttatttaatatgtatCATTGACTTATTAACCTTATGGTCAAATGCACTCTAACTCATGCCTGAATGATGCTTATCTAAGACAATTTCTCCATAAGGCACCTCACAGCCTTCTTGCCATTAGGAGCACTGACAGCATTTCAGTGCTGTGCCATTGTAAGCACTGGAATCACCAACAAAAAGCGCAAAACTCCAAAAAACATGGCATTAGATAAAACGCAAAAAGGACCTTACGCTTGTTTACAGTgtaagagctgaaacaagaagttAGAGTTTCACAGTGTTCACCCACAGCTGGGAATGTGTGAATCAGGTTACTTAAAGTTTTCACTACTCTGTGCGTGTCCATGAATGGCCATGAAAGCAGCATGAGTGAATGTTGATTTgggtattaaaatatattttagtaagtAGGTGAACTCTCAAAAcagaatatacaaataatgaGGATCAATTATATATCCAGGCCCTCCACGGGAGAGCATTTATAATCCCTTTAGGAGAAACGGTGCAgattttgtatgtgtatatgcaagCATGTATAAATGCTGCTGTTCTCCAGAGCTTTCTTTAGTGGCCAGTGTAATCCATAATAGCCAGCAGTAAACTCAGTAATTAGCAGTTTACATATATTACTTCATTGACTTTTACCACCTTGTGAAGTAGgtgttatttctatttaaaagaagGAATAACTTTTGGGTGATTTGAGTAACTTATTCATACTCCCACAGTAGATGGAGGAGATAGGGATTTGTCTGTCACCTAAAATCTTAAACATTACTCTGTTGGACCTCAACTCCAAAAGAACCCTTGTTCCTGCCGCCAAGTCACTGAAATTGTTTGGGGGCAAAGGTCCTATGCTTTGTGACAGGGATGTGAGtattatgtgatttatttttaagtgtaattctcactttaaagaaaaaattgtccTGACTCTTGTTTTCATGatcattttaactttgtttacttttaattctgatttatagaattaaaaattacataataaagtCCACTTACTTTAAACATGAGAAAACTGATCCTCCTGGACATtaacttgcccaaaatcacacagtTGTTAAGACCAGTATCCAAATTGTTTAATTCTCAATCTGTCTCTTTTCTCTAAGTTTGATGTAGCCCCTTGTACTCAAAAGATTGTTTTAAACAATTTGGCAGAGTTAGTACTCAGTTATGCCAAGATCTCTTGTCCAGTTGTGCTTATTACTTTTTAAGTTTGACATCCTGGAGTGAACCACAATAGGAGACAAAGTTGCCAGAGAGCAGGGGGAGACACCACTGTCTGCAGAGTAGCCAGGGTTAGCTGGAGATAGCCTACCCTGGGAAGCACTCCCTTGGTTTCATCTGACCAGTAGCACTTCAGAATGCAGGTCTGGCATTTTCAGAGCCTCTAATTTTTCATAGGAAGCTGGAAAACCAGATATTATTGTGAAATATTGGCAACTGCCAAACTTTAAAACCACACTgtaagacagaaaacaaaaatgtccaTGGACCGGCTTCAGGTGCCACATTGAAACTTCTGCTTTATAGGATTCCTCTTACGCTATGGGTTTCATTCCTCTGTACCAGTAGTGACCATGGGAAGGAACCAAACCAGTTTCTAGTGA contains:
- the LOC142864143 gene encoding myosin regulatory light polypeptide 9 produces the protein MSSKRAKTKTTKKRPQRATSNVFAMFDQSQIQEFKEAFNMIDQNRDGFIDKEDLHDMLASLGKNPTDEYLDTMMNEAPGPINFTMFLTMFGEKLNGTDPEDVIRNAFACFDEEATGTIQEDYLRELLTTMGDRFTDEEVDELYREAPIDKKGNFNYIEFTRILKHGAKDKDD